In Stigmatopora nigra isolate UIUO_SnigA chromosome 2, RoL_Snig_1.1, whole genome shotgun sequence, a single window of DNA contains:
- the LOC144193435 gene encoding centrosomal protein of 290 kDa-like isoform X1, translated as MYCVWIVSQTEEWKLENQAQEDVVHLLRVFQSLLKTKHQESSLAMQLVEEQEKNENKLQAKVMRLEDDLKFAKSGGGTDNRFLRNEISELETQLEQKEKEVTHLRREMGGSKKTIEELVKRAEAAEDEVKTLRKEIKKFKKKNTQLQQDADFYQGELERKESEASKEENAETQRKLNSANRQLSQCLDELQQAEDEMARLKADNLHMQKCVMESAKEMEKMSDEYNKIKIAVHQCDSLTDQLRKERDRAELQVRELTQKIYDTTEENDPIMAAVNAKVDQWKQVLSGKDEEILVYQQMIRDLQHKLRTAQLDQDRSNVVTLQQSVEDRDEQIKTLREQIEQFTGEMEKQTLLMEGLKVPKKESGMLVQQRKMEELTSKIHAAEMRAAAAEEALRRAETHAEEKDQEIIEAIKRLKDYERGIYGLEEAINEIKECKSQIQKKDLELGAVTKEINQAYITINQVAEENEDFRERLGYEPRHEVDLDEFKHARSLRQRQYKAENQILTKEIERLEEERIEMKKQIRLMAKERGLPPSLLVEDDAKLLKIHMDDELRAKNEHLEEEVKMQKRQLELRKTEFQLKLEQLSKEKGDIEAELKNVLQSLKTDGTLPPNAHSSITGLVDEENLGGKHLTVDLKSQIHELVGRNEELRRELKSTREEATGNIAQLAASKEKISRLEGELEHIRKSGNTGGGLFKPLSLPQGLEPSSMEVINSLNEYAIRLLQELQNQENTKDMLTKTLEKYKEKFAIINHQQGLLYEEYLSEKSQWEKEKNALIYNRTRLEEQGQVDAVKIQQFNELLDTLEKDPEEVRRHLSEVLRQLTLSKVNEKKLSRRCTTLLEQERHLQKENGRLRDADVQMQTTVTQRIGSLLRSKESAAYRMAALQKAVDESVPASELEKANRQYTELTVKYRDVLQRDGMLVKRTTNLENLESENTSLRGQMSTISKELEITKEKLYKLEHAWENAKSERSEGNTEKGSDQGTSAARQMATLEMKELNERQRAEHASSMYEQLKRSLSKVEERNAELEAKFAEMTKMNVEAQHVERELRDELAECGTKAAGDADRAKITELEAVEAQLRAELSKLREVSDIAMKQASVFQARQHSKDKEVESLRRQILDYQSQSDEKAMLAKLHQHIVALQLSESDALAKLAASVAHVRHLEALLRRTEQRLDASEQALYLARQEAGNRCRRLRQTVQSLRRQFAGALPLKQQEKFSSTLLGLQEERAKACQERRKAEEARRGAECRAEELELRLQGLEELCATLKDAKGAQKVREWHKKLEEAHLQELRKRREVVVQKEEIRYLKNLLEEQERNIHSLEEEIVQLNTIQEERQLAWDQRELELEGQLDQRESHPKELLGDDDEKAEDAPSYVPDTNLPLTQQLELALRKITVQADAISESQAAYKRLDEKLKEKESALRKSEQNVVSRDKVINELRIRLPNLVTDGGRSMVDTEARKFVHKTVKDLQERLDKKDIVLKKYQNQLTQAVKDQEEMIKRHDEELRTLYQKLDSNNDTTLDRLKQQAAEMMKKPRIIVPSSKHLDHVAELEQTVFEQDVSLTSITKKLKMAAMELEQFKMAMETQDKKHIDEISRLKESHSVEVEDLAMENKDQRREIMDLKKEVDNLQNELEIQKEANVLSPSNTMKNLVERLRLQLVHKEKQIKALSKVLLELRTQMTSAAEQQVLTNAAQTEERLNIQKLVDKHTKDLKAKVQELNDELQAAKESARKGENIHRKELDSLKQELDKSQSHLKSLQAKKEGGEQEIEELQKQVKRLSSCIQSQPVIEGKGQTIENLQKKIKKLESDLEKSAELKRVNQGKNKEELLLWEEGKKWQSKLEKVKTALKDKEQENDTVSKQLTTMKDLYTRLERERNILQRKTKARGVTADQVAGARRDEMEKEIQELTKKNADLETHLITIKQQQALSHDEAVEDLTRRNRQLEERLEAIENQICPSRPHSAPSAPLRTEGGNLKAFKGMTFDVDYGPSDASVVFNKGEPLGTSENPEVYKNTTEKLESHSNPDEKHTSLEVAENLATDMGEEDLDNRTGKESQSVETTSGLESGLRESERRKSGTLSILAEDERNDGVGKDDEVASNSSKDEVELGTEKPIEDDDVATGVARNDIPNVTKPSHNLDNSDRKQIGDGVKKLKSRLQKNLKISEQDSKSSRDLDTKKENLKLASENLEFRLQLAQANIDLPKLKSKVAEQEDIISVLKKELANSKIVCSGKTVSELETTIQSMKKVVERVKKENETLKKTSTIQSQDKALEQEYKDLQAKYDQVKGEHAAEIRKLESKCRGLAKIVMENERLRKQIKREAEAAEKLQLSKTSLELSCEKLEAELEETKERLRDALSRPTVDVTNVKSTKASVVTRMFENKMKELEKELVTKNSSLAELKQKLKEANQNLETAQIQINRLEDQVEAHQAKCAEAAVSKEMGDLRRDNTKLKQRLDVYSEQRGKQETDYKRLRDLLKSVEGEKRGLQGQVQELKNELGKLDAAFFDEIEDLKYNYNMEVKKNIKLEEQLKKVRDRGGQRAAVS; from the exons ATGTACTGTGTCTGGATTGTGTCACAGACAGAAGAGTGGAAGTTGGAGAATCAAGCTCAGGAAGATGTTGTCCATCTACTTCGAGTGTTTCAGTCCCTGCTCAAG ACGAAACATCAGGAATCATCCCTCGCCATGCAGCTGGTGGAAGAGCAAGAGAAAAATG AAAATAAACTTCAAGCCAAGGTGATGAGACTGGAGGATGACCTCaag TTCGCCAAGAGTGGCGGTGGTACAGACAACCGCTTCCTGAGGAATGAAATCAGTGAGCTAGAGACTCAACTGGAACAGAAAGAAAAGGAGGTGACACACTTGAGAAGAGAGATGGGAGGAAGCAAGAAGACTATTGAAGAG TTAGTCAAGCGGGCAGAGGCAGCTGAAGACGAGGTGAAGACGTTGCGGAAAGAA ataaaaaagttcaaaaagaAG AACACCCAGCTCCAACAGGATGCAGACTTTTATCAAGGAGAGTTGGAACGTAAGGAGTCAGAAGCATCCAAAGAGGAAAATGCTGAGACTCAGAGAAAGCTCAACTCAGCTAACCGACAACTATCCCAATGCCTGGATGAACTGCAG CAAGCAGAAGATGAGATGGCACGACTAAAGGCAGACAACCTCCACATGCAAAAATGTGTGATGGAGTCCGCCAAGGAGATGGAGAAGATGAGCGATGAGTACAATAAGATCAAGATAGCCGTCCATCAATGCGACTCTCTAACGGACCAGCTGCGGAAAGAGAGGGACCGTGCCGAGCTTCAG GTCAGAGAGTTGACACAGAAAATTTACGACACGACGGAAGAAAATGACCCCATTATGGCAGCAGTCAACGCCAAAGTGGACCAATGGAAG CAAGTGCTCTCTGGAAAGGATGAGGAGATCTTGGTGTACCAGCAGATGATACGTGACCTCCAGCACAAATTGCGCACGGCTCAATTGGACCAGGACAGAAGCAATGTTGTGACATTGCAACAG TCTGTGGAAGACCGAGATGAACAGATCAAGACGCTGAGAGAGCAAATTGAGCAGTTTACAGGTGAAATGGAGAAACAAACACTGCTTATGGAGGGTTTGAAGGTGCCCAAAAAGGAAAGCGGAA TGCTGGTCCAGCAGAGAAAGATGGAGGAGCTCACATCCAAAATTCATGCTGCTGAAATGAGAGCAGCAGCCGCGGAGGAGGCTTTGAGAAGAGCCGAAACTCACGCGGAAGAAAAAGACCAGGAGATCATTGAAGCCATCAAGCGCCTGAAAGATTATGAGCGG GGTATATACGGCCTCGAAGAAGCCATCAATGAGATCAAGGAGTGTAAAAGTCAAATCCAAAAGAAAGATTTGGAGTTGGGCGCTGTGACAAAAGAGATTAACCAAGCGTACATAACAATCAACCAGGTCGCAGAGGAAAATGAGGATTTCCGAGAAAGACTtg gTTATGAACCAAGGCATGAAGTGGACCTTGACGAATTTAAGCACGCCAGAAGCCTCAGACAACGGCAGTATAAGGCTGAAAATCAAATACTCACTAAAGAG ATTGAACGTCTTGAAGAGGAACGGATAGAAATGAAGAAGCAAATCAGACTAATGGCCAAAGAGAGAG GGCTACCTCCATCCCTTTTAGTGGAGGACGATGCAAAGTTGCTCAAGATTCACATGGATGATGAGCTACGAGCCAAG AATGAGCACCTTGAAGAAGAAGTAAAAATGCAGAAAAGACAACTGGAGCTACGCAAAACTGAGTTTCAACTCAAAC TGGAGCAGCTCTCCAAGGAAAAGGGAGATATAGAAGCTGAACTAAAAAATGTCCTCCAGTCTTTGAAAACCGATGGGACCTTACCACCCAATGCTCATTCTAGTATTACCGGTCTGGTGGAT GAGGAGAACTTAGGAGGCAAACATCTGACAGTGGATCTTAAATCTCAAATCCATGAGCTTGTGGGCAGGAATGAGGAGCTGCGGCGTGAACTGAAGTCCACCCGTGAGGAAGCAACTGGCAACATTGCTCAACTCGCTGCTTCTAAAGAGAAG ATAAGTCGCCTGGAGGGCGAACTGGAACACATAAGGAAGTCTGGCAACACAGGTGGAGGCCTTTTCAAGCCCTTGAGTCTCCCCCAAGGTCTAGAGCCGAGCAGTATGGAGGTCATCAACTCTTTAAATGAGTACGCCATCCGTCTTCTGCAG GAGCTTCAAAACCAGGAGAATACAAAGGATATGCTGACTAAAACATTGGAGAAATACAAAGAGAAGTTTGCAATTATCAACCACCAGCAAGGGCTTCTCTATGAGGAATACCTCAG tgaaaaGTCTCAATGGGAGAAGGAAAAGAATGCTCTGATATACAACAGAACTAGACTTGAAGAGCAAGGGCAGGTGGATGCAGTTAAAATCCAGCAGTTCAAC GAGCTACTGGATACCCTTGAGAAGGACCCAGAGGAAGTCAGGCGGCATCTAAGCGAAGTGCTTCGCCAGCTGACCTTGTCGAAAGTGAACGAGAAGAAGCTGAGTCGACGCTGCACCACCTTATTGGAGCAGGAACGACATTTGCAAAAGGAAAATGGCCGATTAAGGGATGCTGATGTTCAAATGCAGACTACCGTCACACAGAGGATCGGTTCCCTTCTTAGAAGCAAG GAATCAGCAGCGTACAGGATGGCTGCCCTGCAGAAAGCTGTGGACGAAAGTGTGCCGGCATCTGAGCTAGAGAAGGCTAACAGGCAGTACACAGAACTCACCGTCAAGTACAGGGATGTATTGCAGAGAGATGGCATGCTGGTCAAGAGAACCACTAATTTGGAAAATCTGGAG AGTGAGAATACATCTCTAAGAGGCCAAATGTCCACCATCAGCAAAGAATTGGAAATCACAAAGGAGAAGTTGTACAAGTTGGAGCATGCATGGGAGAATGCTAAGTCGGAAAGGAGCGAAGGCAACACAGAGAAGGGTTCAGACCAGGGGACATCGGCTGCCAGGCAGATGGCCACACTGGAGATGAAGGAGTTGAATGAACGACAACGGGCGGAGCATGCCAGCAGCATGTACGAACAGCTGAAACGCTCCCTTAGCAAAGTGGAGGAACGAAATGCTGAGCTAGAGGCCAAGTTTGCTGAG ATGACGAAAATGAACGTAGAGGCACAACACGTGGAGCGAGAACTCAGGGACGAGCTGGCCGAATGCGGAACCAAAGCGGCCGGAGATGCCGACCGGGCAAAGATCACAGAGCTGGAAGCCGTAGAAGCACAACTACGAGCTGAGCTTTCAAA GCTTCGGGAGGTTTCTGACATTGCCATGAAACAGGCATCGGTGTTCCAGGCCCGACAACATTCTAAAGATAAAGAAGTGGAATCTTTGAGAAGACAAATCTTAGACTACCAA tcTCAATCGGATGAGAAAGCCATGCTGGCCAAGCTCCACCAACACATAGTGGCATTACAACTCAGCGAGTCAGACGCCTTGGCCAAACTAGCTGCTTCCGTTGCCCACGTTCGCCATCTGGAGGCGCTTTTGCGGCGCACCGAGCAGCGTCTTGACGCCAGCGAGCAGGCGCTATACCTGGCCCGCCAAGAGGCCGGCAACCGGTGTAGGCGTCTGCGGCAGACGGTGCAATCCCTACGCCGGCAATTCGCCGGCGCGCTGCCACTGAAGCAACAGGAGAAATTCTCATCTACCCTGCTGGGACTCCAGGAGGAGCGTGCAAAGGCTTGCCAAGAGAGAAGGAAAGCAGAAGAGGCACGCAGGGGTGCCGAATGTCGAGCAGAGGAACTGGAGTTGAGGCTCCAAGGCCTGGAAGAGCTTTGTGCTACACTGAAAGATGCCAAAGGGGCCCAGAAG GTACGCGAGTGGCACAAGAAGTTGGAAGAAGCACATTTGCAGGAACTGAGGAAAAGGAGGGAGGTAGTTGTTCAGAAGGAGGAAATCCGCTACCTTAAGAACTTGCTGGAGGAGCAGGAAAGAAATATCCATTCACTCGAAGAGGAGATAGTGCAGCTGAATACA attCAAGAAGAGCGGCAACTTGCATGGGATCAGCGTGAGTTGGAGTTGGAAGGTCAACTAGATCAGCGCGAAAGCCACCCAAAGGAGTTACTGGGAGATGATGATGAAAAG GCAGAAGATGCGCCCAGCTATGTTCCAGATACAAATCTACCGCTCACTCAACAACTCGAGCTTGCCTTGAGAAAAATCACCGTGCAAGCCGATGCCATCTCAGAGTCGCAAGCAGCTTACAAACGTTTGGATGAG aaactgaaagaaaaagaaTCGGCTTTGCGAAAGTCTGAACAGAATGTGGTTTCCAGAGACAAAGTTATCAATGAGCTGCGAATCCGCCTCCCAAATCTTGTCACCGATGGTGGGCGTTCCATGGTGGACACGGAAGCTCGCAAATTTGTGCACAAGACTGTCAAAGACCTTCAAGAGCGGCTAGATAAGAAAGATATTGTTCTCAAGAAATACCAGAACCAGTTGACGCAAGCTGTAAAG GATCAAGAAGAAATGATCAAGAGACATGACGAAGAGCTGAGGACCCTCTATCAGAAGCTGGACTCCAACAACGACACCACACTGGACCGCCTCAAACAGCAGGCAGCG GAGATGATGAAGAAACCCAGGATCATTGTGCCAAGCTCCAAACATCTGGACCACGTGGCTGAGTTGGAGCAGACAGTTTTTGAACAAGATGTGTCCCTCACATCCATCACCAAGAAGCTGAAAATGGCCGCCATGGAGCTGGAGCAGTTCAAGATGGCAATGGAAACACAGGACAAGAAACACATTGATGAGATTTCCAG GCTGAAGGAGTCTCACAGTGTTGAGGTCGAAGATCTGGCCATGGAGAATAAAGACCAGAGAAGAGAGATAATGGACCTGAAGAAGGAGGTGGACAACCTACAGAATGAGCTGGAGATCCAAAAGGAGGCCAATGTTCTGTCGCCCAGCAACACCATGAAAAACTTGGTGGAACGTCTTAGACTTCAGCTtgtccacaaagaaaaacagATCAAG GCTCTTAGCAAAGTTCTCTTAGAACTGCGAACCCAGATGACATCTGCTGCTGAGCAACAAGTCTTGACTAATGCCGCACAGACCGAAGAGAGGCTCAATATACAAAAATTGGTTGACAAGCACACCAAAGACCTAAAG GCTAAGGTTCAAGAGCTTAATGATGAGTTACAAGCAGCAAAGGAGTCAGCCAGGAAAGGTGAAAACATCCACAGAAAAGAGTTGGACAGTCTGAAACAAGAGTTAGATAAGAGCCAAAGCCATCTGAAGAGCCTTCAGGCCAAGAAGGAGGGGGGAGAACAAGAAATAGAAGAGTTGCAAAAACAAGTCAAGAGGCTGAGCAGCTGCAttcag AGTCAACCTGTGATAGAGGGAAAGGGGCAAACCATTGAGAatctgcagaaaaaaatcaagaagttGGAGTCAGACCTGGAGAAGAGTGCCGAACTCAAAAGAGTCAATCAGGGAAAG AACAAAGAGGAACTCCTGCTGTGGGAGGAAGGTAAGAAGTGGCAATCTAAACTGGAGAAGGTGAAGACTGCTCTTAAGGACAAGGAACAGGAAAACGACACTGTGTCTAAACAGCTCACCACTATGAAAGACCTCTATACCAG ACTGGAGCGAGAGAGGAACATTCTGCAGAGGAAGACAAAGGCTCGAGGAGTAACGGCCGACCAGGTGGCAGGAGCAAGACGCGATGAGATGGAAAAGGAGATCCAGGAGCTGACCAAAAAGAATGCAGATCTGGAGACTCACTTGATCACCATCAA GCAGCAACAGGCTTTAAGTCATGATGAGGCTGTGGAAGATCTGACTCGGAGGAACCGCCAACTGGAGGAAAGACTGGAAGCCATTGAGAATCAGATATGCCCCTCAAGACCACAT TCTGCTCCGTCCGCTCCACTACGTACAGAAGGGGGAAACTTGAAGGCTTTTAAAGGCATGACTTTTGATGTGGATTACGGGCCATCAGATGCAAGTGTAGTGTTCAATAAAGGTGAACCATTGGGTACTTCTGAGAACCCGGAAGTTTACAAAAATACTACTGAAAAATTGGAATCTCATAGCAACCCTGACGAAAAGCATACAAGCCTTGAAGTGGCCGAAAACCTGGCAACAGACATGGGGGAAGAAGACCTAGATAATAGGACAGGAAAAGAAAGTCAATCTGTAGAGACCACATCTGGTTTGGAAAGTGGACTCCGTGAATCAGAACGACGCAAATCAGGTACTTTATCCATCTTGGCAGAAGATGAAAGGAATGATGGCGTAGGTAAAGATGATGAAGTggctagtaatagtagtaaggATGAGGTAGAATTAGGTACAGAAAAGCCTATAGAAGATGATGATGTGGCTACAGGAGTGGCAAGGAACGATATTCCAAATGTGACCAAACCAAGCCACAACCTTGACAATTCTGACAGGAAACAAATCGGGGATGGtgtgaaaaaactgaaaagcagATTGCAAAAGAATCTAAAG ATATCAGAGCAAGATAGCAAGTCGTCAAGAGACTTGGACacgaaaaaagaaaatcttaaaCTGGCTTCAGAGAATCTGGAGTTCCGTCTCCAACTGGCACAGGCCAACATAGATTTGCCAAAACTGAAG agtaAAGTTGCAGAACAAGAAGACATAATCAGTGTACTGAAAAAGGAACTGGCCAATAGCAAA ATTGTCTGCAGCGGTAAAACGGTTTCTGAACTCGAAACAACCATCCAGTCTATGAAGAAGGTGGTGGAGAGGGTAAAAAAAGAGAATGAGACACTAAAGAAAACCTCCACAATTCAGAGTCAGGATAAGGCTTTGGAGCAGGAATACAAAGACCTACAG GCCAAATACGACCAAGTGAAGGGTGAACATGCTGCTGAGATCCGTAAATTGGAATCTAAATGCAGAGGACTGGCGAAGATCGTGATGGAGAATGAACGGCTACGAAAGCAAATTAAACGG GAAGCGGAGGCTGCAGAAAAGTTGCAACTGTCTAAAACAAGCTTGGAGCTGTCCTGTGAGAAGTTGGAAGCCGAGCTGGAGGAAACAAAGGAAAGACTCCGCGATGCTCTGTCACGGCCCACTGTGGATGTTACTAATGTAAAGTCCACCAAGGCATCTGTTGTAACCCG AATGTTTGAGAACAAGATGAAGGAGCTGGAAAAGGAGCTTGTGACTAAAAACTCTAGCCTGGCAGAACTCAAACAGAAGTTGAAGGAGGCAAACCAAAACCTAGAGACTGCCCAAATCCAGATAAACCGACTCGAAGACCAGGTCGAG GCTCACCAAGCAAAGTGTGCAGAAGCAGCTGTCTCAAAGGAAATGGG TGACTTGAGGAGAGATAACACCAAGTTAAAGCAAAGACTTGACGTGTACAGCGAGCAACGTGGTAAACAAGAAACAG ATTACAAGAGGCTGAGAGATCTCCTGAAATCAGTAGAGGGTGAGAAAAGGGGATTGCAAGGCCAAGTTCAAGAGTTAAAGAATGAACTGGGCAAATTGGATGCAGCATTTTTTGACGAGATTGAGGACTTGAAATACAACTACAACATGGAGGTGAAAAAGAACATCAAGCTGGAGGAGCAGCTCAAGAAAGTGCGTGACCGTGGCGGCCAAAGAGCTGCTGTTAGTTGA